From Anoplopoma fimbria isolate UVic2021 breed Golden Eagle Sablefish chromosome 11, Afim_UVic_2022, whole genome shotgun sequence, one genomic window encodes:
- the aspdh gene encoding aspartate dehydrogenase domain-containing protein — MATSSSSQRIGVVGYGHLGQYLVERILKDGAALGLTLAFVWNRNSDKLKGLVPDELILGDLSSFADRRCDVIVEVCHPQIVKEFGSHFLSQSHFMVGSPSALSDPDLNQKLRQVAQQFGRTLYVPSGALWGGQDIQRLNDSGTLKALFIRMSKHPSCFRLTGDILSDWTEEEGRRVLFRGSVAELCPLAPNNVNTMAAAAVAAGTLGFTGVQGEIVSDTALSDFHVVEVEVTGPSGFSVHTVRRNPAKLGAVTGSATYNSFWNSLLVCKGHGGRVYLC; from the exons ATGGCAACCAGCTCTTCCTCCCAAAGGATTGGAGTTGTTGGCTACGGACATCTAG ggCAGTACCTGGTGGAGAGGATCCTTAAAGATGGAGCTGCTCTCGGTCTAACGCTGGCTTTTGTTTGGAACAGAAATTCTGACAAGCTCAAAGGTTTAGTTCCTGATGAACTAATACTTGGTGACCTATCATCCTTTGCAGACAg gcGATGTGATGTGATTGTAGAGGTGTGCCATCCACAGATAGTGAAAGAATTTGgctctcacttcctgtctcagtCTCATTTCATG gtGGGCTCTCCTTCTGCCCTTTCTGATCCTGATCTGAACCAGAAGCTGCGTCAGGTGGCTCAGCAGTTTGGTAGGACACTCTACGTCCCCAGTGGTGCATTGTGGGGGGGCCAGGACATCCAGAGGCTGAATGACAGTGGAACCTTGAAG GCTTTGTTTATAAGAATGTCCAAGCATCCATCCTGCTTCCGGCTCACAGGAGACATCCTCTCTGATTggacggaggaggagggcaggCGTGTTTTATTCAGAGGCTCGGTGGCAGAGTTGTGCCCACTTGCTCCAAACAACGTTAACAccatggcagcagcagcagtggcagcaggAACACTCGGCTTTACTGGTGTTCAGGGAGAGATTGTGTCTGATACAGC GTTAAGTGACTTTCatgtggtggaggtggaggtgactGGGCCCAGTGGCTTCTCAGTGCACACAGTGAGGAGGAATCCAGCCAAACTCGGAGCTGTAACCGGCAGTGCAACATACAACTCCTTCTGGAATAGTTTACTTG tttgcAAAGGTCACGGGGGTCGAGTTTACTTGTGCTGA